The Candidatus Binatia bacterium DNA window GATACAAGCGCGACTGCGGTGCACATCAAGACGCCAGCGTTCAGGGTCCGAACCCGCTGGGCATCAAATTCGCTTCCCGTCTCGTCGATTCCGGTCTCGAGGAGTTTTCTGGTCAGGCCCATCAATTTATCTCCGCGTCCTCTCAGGCAGCGTAGGTTCCATCACGAGGTCGTACTTCGCACCGCGAGAGCGCCTGGCGTGGAGCGCTCCAGCCAGAGCGAAACGTTTCTAATTTTACCGGCTTACCAGAATCGCCCCACAAGGTACGGGCACGGAATCGCGAAATCGATCGGCAACGCGATTGGAGATTATCTACCGCACACCCTGTTCGTGTTCCACCAGAAATACAATTCGACGCTCGAGAGGTTGCTCTACTCCTTCGAGCCTGCGCAGCGAGAACCTGTACTTCACGCTTCACAATACCTCAGGGCTTCGAGAAGCCGCAACGTTTTCTAGATATGACGGAAAGCTGTGGATCGCCAAGGTGAAAAGGGCGGCGCACCCTTCCTTGTGAACAACAATCACAAGGCCCTGGGTTGGAGCCGAGGGGAGAAGGAGTACCCCACCCGTGTCGAAAGTAGTGGAAAAGAACGTCGAGGACGAGACCCCGAACTTAGAGGCGCTGGCCCGGGAGGGAGCGCGTCGAATGCTGCCGACGACGCCGGAAGCGGAGGTCGCGGAGGACATCACGGCCGACGAAGGCGAGCGCGACGAGGACGGCCATGCCGTCGTCGTCCGCAACGGGCGCAAGCAGGCGCGGACGATCGTGACTGGATCGGGAACGATCGAGATCGAAGCGCCTCGAGTGAACGACAAGCGCGTGATCGAGGGTGAGCGGCAGCGGTTTACGAGCAGGATCCTGCCGCCGTACATGCGGCGGTCACCGAAGGTGGATGAAGTGCTGCCGATCTTCTACCTGCGCGGCCTGTCGACCTGAGATTTCGGTGAAGCGATCCCGGCGCTGCTGGGCTGTCGGCGACGACCATCACGCGGCGGACGAACCAGTGGGAGTCGGAGAACGAGGAGTTTCAAAAGCGAGACCTCTCAGACTGGGAGCACGTGTACGTGCGGGTCGATGGCATCCACGTAAACATGCCGCGCGAAGGCGACCGCGTGTGCCTGCGGGTGAGGATCGGAGCGCGTGCCGACGGTACGAAGGAACTGAACGCCGTCGACGACGGTTGCCGAGAGAGCAAGGAGAGCTGGGCGGCGATACTACGCGGGCTCAAGAGCCGTGGGCTCGAAGCTCCGGTCGTAGCTGTCGGTGACGGCGCACTCGGCTTCCGGGCTGCGCTGCGCGAGGTGTGGCCGGAGACGTGAGAGCAGCGGTGCTGGGTGCATCGGCTGGCGAACCTACTCGACAAGCTTCCCAAGCTCCTCCAGGGCCGCGCCAAGTCGGCCCTGCACGAGGTCATGAACTTCGAGACGAAGACGGAATTCAACTGGAGAAAAAGGAAAAACGCGCCGTCTGATCAAACCCGATCCACAGGATTTGCGAATATCTCAAGACGCCCGAATAGCGCTAGCCGCTCGGGGCTCTGCACGCGCGAACTGGCCACTCCGGACAAGAGCGTCAGGGCCCGATGGGTTCCGCCGTCCTCGTGCCCGGCGGACGTGGGGCTAGGGCTGTACCGGTTGGGAGTGCGGGAAAGTCCATTGGCCTTCGAGGATTTCGGCCCGCGGCTGATACAGGCGCACAATGTAATTCCAACCCTTCGTGAGCGGCAAGCAGTTGACGCGCTTGTCCGCGCAGCCACCAAAGTTGATTGTGAATGAGCCATCTGAGTTGGGGGTTCCGGAAATATTGTTGACACTGTAGGCGTCGAAGTCGTTCTTCTCGAAGTAGCCATCTTTGTTGTACATGCTGATCGACCAGAAGGCATCGACGGGCACGTCCTTTACCGTGATATGATATTTGCCCACAGGGAGTTCCGGGTTTACATTGAGGTAGTAGGCCTCTTCCGCCGGGAGCCCACCCCACCCGAAGGCGGAGCCGAGCAGGAAGCGCACTGGGTCTACGTCTTGCCGGTTACCGAACATCTTGCGGGTATCCGGGACTCCTTTGCTCAGTTCAAGTATTGGTTTGTAGGTGGCCCGGTAGCTGTCCATGTCGTACTGGGGCATTGTAAACGGGCTGGCAGAGGCGGCCGTAATCTTCATCTTGTCCTGGAGCGCATTCGCCGCCTCTACATCAGCGGGATCGGAAGCATTCACGAGCGTTCTTACCGCAAGCGCGACATAGGGAGTGTCGAATTCTTCGAGAGTCAGCTCGTGAGTGCCACCATCCTCGTAGATCTTGTTGATGTATCCGTCATTATTGACGACCATCATCGTCATGTAGCGCCCGTCGGTTTCGGGCAGTGTCACTGTCGCGCCCTTGCTGATGTCCACGACAGCGAAGCTATAAAGAGTGTCTCGGTTCATCCGAATGACGTTTTGCTTGTCGAGAGGCGTGGGTGCGCGGTTATGGCTCCAGCGGTTGACGCCACCTGTCGTCTTCGAAATCCGGCTCATCTGCATGTCGGTTTCGGCATGCGTAAAGTTGTCGACATTCACTGTGATTGGATGATCAGCGGCCCAAAGTGGTAACGCCCATAACGTGAGTGTGGCAGCGGTCAGGAGAGTTCGAATCGGGCTGGCGAGGTGACGGTCCAATGTGGGTCTCCTTGGCGAGAGTGCTTTTTTGCTCTCGCAGTGTGGCTACGTGAAGTTGTTCAGCCGGTCTTTTCGGAGCAAGCGACAGTTGTATTTGGGAACTTCGGTCCCATGACCAGGAATTTGGCCGTCTGCCTAGCAATAGATGGTCTGGGTCAATCTTGTAACCCTGACCTGCATAGATCCGTCGCGTGCCCGGCTCCTTCAGCGAGTTGCCTGAACGCCCCCATGACGGGGACAACGAGCAAAGGGAGCATAATGAATCGATTCCGCGGGTCATGTGTTGTGGCTTAGCTGCTCGTTCTAACTAGTTTAGCCTGTAGTTTCTCCGAACCCGAGCGGAACTCGCCGCCGCAAGGCGTGGATGCAGTGAACGATGGGGGGAAGCTCTGAGCCGTCCTCGCATACGATCCGCAAAAACCGTGAGGTAGCCGCGGTTCTTGCACTCGAAGTGCTTGCATCGAGGGCGACGCTCCTGATTCTGTGAATAGCTGTAGTCGAGATGCGTTTGGCTGCCCGGTCTCACGGCATCCCGGATCCGGTCGCCCCTCGGAGACG harbors:
- a CDS encoding DUF1254 domain-containing protein, whose translation is MNVDNFTHAETDMQMSRISKTTGGVNRWSHNRAPTPLDKQNVIRMNRDTLYSFAVVDISKGATVTLPETDGRYMTMMVVNNDGYINKIYEDGGTHELTLEEFDTPYVALAVRTLVNASDPADVEAANALQDKMKITAASASPFTMPQYDMDSYRATYKPILELSKGVPDTRKMFGNRQDVDPVRFLLGSAFGWGGLPAEEAYYLNVNPELPVGKYHITVKDVPVDAFWSISMYNKDGYFEKNDFDAYSVNNISGTPNSDGSFTINFGGCADKRVNCLPLTKGWNYIVRLYQPRAEILEGQWTFPHSQPVQP
- a CDS encoding transposase; the encoded protein is MTRRTNQWESENEEFQKRDLSDWEHVYVRVDGIHVNMPREGDRVCLRVRIGARADGTKELNAVDDGCRESKESWAAILRGLKSRGLEAPVVAVGDGALGFRAALREVWPET
- a CDS encoding transposase is translated as MSKVVEKNVEDETPNLEALAREGARRMLPTTPEAEVAEDITADEGERDEDGHAVVVRNGRKQARTIVTGSGTIEIEAPRVNDKRVIEGERQRFTSRILPPYMRRSPKVDEVLPIFYLRGLST